The Pseudomonas iranensis genome includes a window with the following:
- a CDS encoding DUF2126 domain-containing protein, whose amino-acid sequence MSIHVALHHVTHYRYDRAVELGPQIVRLRPAPHSRTRILSYALKVSPEQHFINWQQDPQGNYLARLVFPEKTAELRIEVDLVAEMAVFNPFDFFLEPYAERIPFSYAADERKELAPYLETLPLTPTFKAYLDSIDRTPLPAVDFLVALNQRLSEDIGYLIRMEPGVQTPEHTLQHASGSCRDSAWLLVQLLRNLGLAARFVSGYLIQLTADVKSLDGPSGTEVDFTDLHAWCEVYLPGAGWIGLDATSGLFAGEGHIPLACSPDPSSAAPISGLVEPCETQFSHEMSVERIWEAPRVTKPYTDEQWRAIQALGRQIDADLLEGDVRLTMGGEPTFVSIDDPDGAEWNTAALGPDKRRLSAELFQRMRKQYAPQGLVHFGQGKWYPGEQLPRWSLNCYWRRDGQAIWHNDALIADEQQDYGADGELAGRFLASVAERLKLPARFVFPAYEDHLYYLWREGALPGNVSAEDSRLEEPLERARLRKVFSQGLNKVIGQVLPLARTAKGDQWQSGRWYLRDEHCRLVPGDSPLGYRLPLASQPWVKAAEYPFIHPNDPNQDFSELPDAAQLGVHGEPAALDERVPKIDESADWLTRTAFCAEAREGRLYLFMPPLERVEDYLELVSAIEATAEELHCPVLLEGYEPPSDPRLSNFRVTPDPGVIEVNVQPSATWDELVERTEFLYEQARQTRLTTEKFMIDGRHTGTGGGNHFVLGGATPADSPFLRRPDLLRSLISYWHNHPSLSYLFSGLFIGPTSQAPRVDEARNDALYELEIAFAQMPEPGEECAPWLVDRLLRNLLIDVTGNTHRAEFCIDKLYSPDGATGRLGLLELRAFEMPPHARMSLAQQLLLRALVARFWREPYAPAKLARWGTELHDRFLLPHFIEEDFADVIVELNNAGYPLRAEWFAAHLEFRFPKVGDYAVNGIELELRQALEPWHVLGEEGSAGGTVRYVDSSLERLQVKLNGLPPQRYLLTCNGVAVPLHPTGRVGEFVAGVRFRAWQPVNCLHPTIPVHAPLVFDLLDTWMGRSLGGCQYHVAHPGGRNYETLPVNANEAESRRMVRFFRLGHTPGKLPVPKVEINDELPLTIDLRRY is encoded by the coding sequence GTGTCGATTCATGTCGCATTGCATCACGTCACGCATTATCGCTACGACCGCGCTGTCGAACTCGGCCCGCAGATCGTCCGCCTGCGCCCGGCGCCCCACAGCCGCACGCGGATTCTGTCCTATGCGCTGAAAGTCTCGCCCGAGCAGCATTTCATCAACTGGCAGCAAGACCCCCAGGGCAATTACCTGGCACGTCTGGTGTTCCCGGAAAAAACCGCAGAGCTGCGCATCGAAGTCGATCTGGTCGCGGAAATGGCGGTGTTCAATCCGTTCGATTTCTTTCTCGAACCGTACGCCGAGCGAATCCCCTTCAGCTACGCCGCCGATGAACGCAAGGAGCTGGCGCCGTACCTCGAAACCCTGCCGCTGACGCCAACGTTCAAGGCTTACCTGGACAGCATCGACCGCACGCCGCTGCCTGCGGTGGATTTTCTGGTGGCGCTCAACCAGCGCCTCAGCGAAGACATCGGCTACCTGATCCGCATGGAGCCCGGCGTGCAGACTCCGGAGCACACACTGCAACACGCCTCCGGTTCTTGCCGTGATTCGGCATGGTTGCTGGTGCAGCTGTTGCGCAATCTCGGTCTGGCGGCGCGGTTTGTTTCCGGTTACCTGATTCAACTGACCGCCGACGTGAAAAGCCTCGACGGCCCGTCCGGCACCGAAGTCGACTTCACCGACCTGCATGCCTGGTGCGAGGTGTATTTGCCGGGTGCCGGCTGGATCGGCCTCGATGCCACGTCCGGGTTGTTCGCCGGGGAAGGGCATATTCCGTTGGCGTGCAGTCCCGATCCGTCCTCGGCGGCGCCGATCAGTGGTCTGGTCGAACCTTGCGAGACACAGTTCAGCCACGAAATGTCGGTCGAGCGAATCTGGGAAGCGCCACGTGTCACCAAGCCCTACACCGATGAACAGTGGCGGGCGATCCAGGCACTGGGCCGGCAGATCGATGCCGACCTGCTCGAAGGCGATGTGCGCCTGACCATGGGCGGCGAGCCGACCTTCGTCTCCATCGACGACCCGGACGGCGCCGAATGGAACACTGCCGCGCTGGGGCCGGACAAGCGTCGGCTGTCCGCCGAACTGTTTCAACGCATGCGCAAGCAATATGCACCGCAGGGGCTGGTGCATTTCGGTCAGGGCAAGTGGTATCCAGGCGAGCAGTTGCCGCGCTGGTCGCTCAATTGTTACTGGCGCCGCGACGGTCAGGCGATCTGGCACAACGACGCGTTGATCGCCGACGAGCAGCAGGACTATGGCGCCGACGGCGAACTGGCCGGACGCTTTCTCGCCAGCGTCGCCGAGCGCCTGAAGTTGCCTGCACGCTTCGTCTTCCCGGCTTACGAGGATCATCTCTATTACCTCTGGCGTGAGGGCGCGTTGCCCGGCAACGTCAGCGCCGAAGATTCGCGTCTGGAGGAACCGCTGGAGCGCGCGCGGTTGCGCAAGGTCTTCAGTCAGGGCCTGAACAAGGTGATCGGTCAGGTGCTGCCACTGGCGCGCACGGCCAAGGGCGATCAATGGCAGAGCGGGCGATGGTATCTGCGCGATGAGCACTGTCGCTTGGTGCCCGGGGATTCGCCGCTGGGTTATCGCTTGCCGCTGGCGTCGCAGCCGTGGGTGAAAGCGGCGGAATATCCGTTCATCCATCCCAACGATCCGAATCAGGACTTCTCTGAACTGCCGGATGCCGCGCAGCTCGGTGTGCACGGCGAACCTGCTGCGCTGGATGAGCGGGTGCCGAAAATCGATGAGTCCGCTGACTGGCTGACCCGTACCGCATTCTGCGCCGAGGCCCGCGAAGGCCGGCTGTATCTGTTCATGCCGCCGCTGGAGCGGGTCGAGGATTATCTGGAACTGGTCTCGGCCATTGAGGCCACCGCTGAAGAACTGCATTGCCCGGTACTGCTGGAAGGCTATGAACCGCCGAGTGATCCGCGCCTGAGCAATTTCCGTGTCACTCCAGATCCGGGTGTGATCGAGGTCAACGTGCAGCCATCGGCGACCTGGGACGAGTTGGTCGAGCGCACCGAGTTTCTCTATGAACAGGCACGGCAAACCCGGCTGACCACCGAAAAGTTCATGATCGACGGGCGCCACACCGGCACCGGTGGCGGCAACCATTTCGTCCTCGGCGGCGCGACACCGGCGGACTCACCGTTTCTGCGGCGACCGGATCTGTTGCGCAGCCTGATCAGTTACTGGCACAACCATCCTTCGCTGTCGTACCTGTTTTCCGGCCTCTTCATCGGCCCGACGTCCCAGGCGCCACGGGTCGACGAGGCGCGTAATGACGCCTTGTACGAACTGGAAATCGCTTTCGCGCAGATGCCGGAACCGGGCGAGGAATGTGCGCCGTGGCTGGTCGATCGACTGTTGCGCAATCTACTGATCGACGTCACCGGCAATACCCATCGCGCCGAATTCTGCATCGACAAACTGTATTCACCGGACGGCGCCACCGGGCGTCTCGGCTTGCTGGAACTGCGCGCTTTTGAAATGCCGCCCCATGCGCGCATGAGTCTGGCTCAGCAGTTGTTGCTGCGGGCACTGGTCGCGCGGTTCTGGCGCGAGCCTTATGCGCCGGCGAAACTGGCACGCTGGGGCACCGAGCTGCACGATCGCTTTTTGCTGCCGCACTTTATCGAAGAGGATTTCGCCGACGTCATCGTCGAACTCAACAACGCCGGCTATCCGTTGCGTGCGGAGTGGTTCGCGGCGCATCTGGAGTTTCGTTTTCCCAAGGTCGGTGACTACGCCGTCAATGGCATCGAGCTGGAGCTGCGTCAGGCGCTTGAACCCTGGCACGTGCTGGGCGAGGAGGGCTCGGCGGGCGGCACGGTGCGCTACGTCGATTCATCGCTGGAGCGCTTGCAGGTCAAGCTCAACGGCTTGCCGCCACAGCGCTATCTGCTGACTTGCAATGGCGTCGCGGTGCCGTTGCACCCGACCGGACGGGTGGGTGAGTTTGTCGCCGGGGTGCGCTTTCGAGCCTGGCAACCAGTCAACTGTCTGCATCCGACCATACCGGTGCACGCGCCGTTGGTGTTCGACCTGCTCGATACCTGGATGGGGCGTTCGCTGGGGGGTTGCCAGTACCACGTCGCCCATCCCGGTGGGCGCAATTACGAGACCTTGCCGGTCAATGCCAATGAAGCGGAGAGCCGGCGCATGGTGCGGTTTTTCCGCCTCGGACACACGCCGGGGAAACTTCCCGTACCCAAGGTAGAAATCAATGACGAGCTACCGCTGACCATCGACCTGCGCCGTTACTAG
- a CDS encoding circularly permuted type 2 ATP-grasp protein produces MPDLLDRYPLTAGTYHELLDGSGAVRAHWQRLFDQLQRSSPAQLVQRQALLARQIQENGVTYNVYADPKGADRPWELDLLPHVIAADEWQQLSAGIAQRARLLNAVLADLYGPQRLISEGLLPAELVFGHNNFLWPCQGIAPPESAFLHLYAVDLARTPDGRWWVTADRTQAPSGAGYALENRTIVSRAFPDMYRDLKVQHLAGFFRTLQETLARQAPEGDDAPLVVLLTPGRFNESYFEHLYLARQLGYPLVEGGDLTVRNATVYLKTLSGLRRVHAIMRRLDDDFCDPLELRTDSALGVPGLLEAVRQGRVLVANALGSGVLESPGLLGFLPKINQFLFGEELILPSIATWWCGEAPVLAQALEKLPELLIKPAFPSQSFAPVFGRDLSDSQRLELAQRMQARPYAYVAQELAQLSQAPVWQAEDGHLQPRAIGMRMYAVASHDGYRVLPGGLTRVAADADAEVVSMQRGGASKDTWVLSDRAPSGEQWKAQRSVGVHDLVRRDPYLPSRVVENLFWFGRYCERCDDSARLLRIMLTRYVDGDDPQALQAAVDLGERLALLPDEGELPERLLAALLGEDWSFSLRSNLQRLQWAASQVRGKLSRENWQALVELQREALELEVDEPDFGELLDFLNRLVMSLAALSGFALDDMTRDEGWRFLMIGRRIERLQFLSSSLAAFLRGAGAFDQAGLEWLLELGNSSITYRSRYLAVAQLIPVLDLLLLDEQNPHAVLFQLKLVTRTLKRLNDDFAAPRETALPQLVERLSRFDLGCLENPLFGKSSVRAALDGLADLLQEIAEASGQVSDRLALRHFAHVDDVSQRTVSV; encoded by the coding sequence ATGCCTGACCTGTTAGACCGCTACCCGCTGACTGCGGGCACCTATCACGAACTGCTCGACGGCAGCGGCGCAGTGCGTGCGCATTGGCAGCGCCTGTTCGATCAGTTGCAGCGCAGCAGCCCGGCGCAACTGGTGCAGCGTCAGGCCTTGCTGGCGCGGCAGATTCAGGAAAACGGCGTCACATATAACGTCTATGCCGATCCCAAGGGCGCTGATCGGCCGTGGGAGCTTGATCTGCTGCCCCATGTCATTGCGGCAGATGAGTGGCAGCAATTGTCCGCCGGCATCGCTCAGCGTGCGCGCTTGCTCAATGCAGTGCTGGCGGATCTGTACGGTCCGCAACGGTTGATCAGTGAAGGCCTGCTGCCGGCAGAGCTGGTGTTCGGGCACAACAATTTTCTTTGGCCCTGTCAGGGCATTGCCCCGCCCGAGTCAGCTTTTTTGCACTTGTATGCCGTGGATCTGGCGCGCACGCCGGATGGTCGCTGGTGGGTCACTGCCGATCGCACGCAGGCGCCGTCCGGGGCCGGCTATGCGCTGGAAAACCGCACCATCGTCTCCCGCGCCTTTCCCGATATGTACCGGGATCTTAAGGTCCAGCATCTGGCCGGTTTCTTCCGCACCTTGCAGGAAACTTTGGCCCGTCAGGCACCGGAGGGCGATGACGCACCGCTGGTGGTGCTGCTGACACCGGGGCGGTTCAATGAAAGTTATTTCGAACATCTGTATCTGGCGCGCCAGCTCGGCTATCCGCTGGTCGAGGGTGGCGATCTGACGGTGCGCAATGCCACCGTTTACCTGAAAACCCTCAGTGGCCTGCGCCGGGTGCACGCGATCATGCGCCGCCTCGACGATGATTTCTGCGACCCGCTGGAACTGCGTACCGACTCGGCGCTTGGCGTCCCCGGTCTGCTTGAGGCGGTGCGTCAGGGGCGGGTGCTGGTGGCCAATGCGCTAGGCAGCGGGGTGCTGGAATCGCCGGGGCTGCTGGGGTTTTTGCCGAAGATCAACCAGTTCCTGTTCGGCGAAGAACTGATCCTGCCGTCGATCGCCACCTGGTGGTGCGGTGAAGCGCCGGTGCTGGCACAAGCGCTGGAAAAGCTTCCGGAGCTGTTGATCAAACCGGCGTTCCCGTCGCAGAGCTTCGCCCCGGTGTTCGGCCGTGATTTGAGTGACAGCCAGCGCCTGGAACTGGCGCAGCGTATGCAGGCACGGCCTTATGCCTACGTCGCGCAAGAACTCGCACAACTGTCGCAGGCTCCGGTCTGGCAAGCCGAAGACGGTCATCTGCAACCCCGCGCGATCGGCATGCGCATGTATGCGGTGGCCAGCCACGACGGCTATCGCGTGTTGCCGGGTGGTCTGACCCGAGTGGCGGCCGACGCCGATGCCGAGGTGGTGTCGATGCAGCGCGGCGGGGCGAGCAAGGACACCTGGGTGCTCAGCGATCGTGCGCCGAGTGGCGAGCAATGGAAGGCGCAGCGCAGTGTCGGCGTGCACGATCTGGTGCGGCGCGATCCTTACCTGCCATCGCGGGTAGTGGAAAATCTGTTCTGGTTCGGCCGCTACTGCGAGCGCTGCGACGACAGCGCGCGGCTGCTGCGCATCATGCTCACGCGTTACGTCGATGGCGATGATCCGCAGGCGCTGCAAGCAGCGGTCGATCTCGGCGAGCGGCTGGCGCTGTTGCCGGATGAGGGCGAACTGCCGGAGCGCCTGCTCGCTGCGCTGCTGGGCGAGGACTGGTCGTTCAGCCTGCGCTCCAACCTGCAACGCCTGCAATGGGCCGCCTCGCAAGTGCGCGGCAAGCTGTCCCGGGAAAACTGGCAGGCGCTGGTCGAATTGCAGCGCGAGGCGCTGGAGCTGGAAGTCGATGAACCGGACTTCGGCGAACTGCTGGATTTCCTCAACCGTCTGGTGATGTCGCTGGCAGCGCTGTCGGGGTTTGCGCTGGATGACATGACCCGCGACGAAGGCTGGCGTTTTCTGATGATTGGCCGGCGCATCGAACGCCTGCAATTTCTCAGCAGCAGCCTCGCCGCATTTCTGCGCGGTGCGGGTGCTTTCGATCAGGCCGGGCTTGAGTGGTTGCTGGAGTTGGGTAACAGCAGCATCACCTATCGGTCGCGCTATCTGGCGGTAGCGCAATTGATTCCGGTGCTTGATTTGCTGTTGCTGGATGAGCAGAACCCCCACGCGGTGCTGTTTCAGCTGAAACTGGTCACCCGCACGCTGAAACGCCTGAACGACGATTTCGCCGCGCCTCGGGAAACCGCGCTGCCGCAACTGGTCGAGCGCCTGTCGCGGTTTGATCTCGGTTGCCTGGAGAATCCGCTGTTCGGCAAATCCAGCGTACGTGCCGCGCTGGATGGTCTGGCCGATCTGTTGCAGGAAATCGCCGAAGCCAGCGGCCAGGTATCGGATCGTCTGGCGCTGCGCCATTTCGCCCATGTCGATGATGTTAGTCAGCGTACGGTGTCCGTGTGA
- a CDS encoding transglutaminase family protein: MSAQYQIFHDTCYHYDSPVSLAQQLAHLWPRKCSWQRSTEQQLLISPEPTMRRDELDVFGNPLTRLAFERPHDQLQVNARLTVEVLARPALDFNQSPAWEQTRDALTYSSQPLSADLLEACRYRFQSPYVHLKRSFVEFSQSCFPPGRPLLLGVQALMQKIFSEFTFDAEATQVATPLVEVLERRRGVCQDFAHLMLACVRSRGLAARYVSGYLLTQPPPGQTRLIGADASHAWVSVFCPVSGWVDFDPTNNVQPALEHITLAWGRDFSDVSPLRGVILGGGNHDPEVRVTVMPQN; encoded by the coding sequence ATGAGCGCTCAGTACCAGATCTTTCACGACACCTGTTATCACTACGACAGCCCGGTCTCCCTCGCGCAGCAACTGGCGCACTTGTGGCCGCGCAAATGCAGCTGGCAGCGCAGCACCGAGCAGCAGTTGTTGATCAGTCCCGAGCCGACCATGCGCCGTGACGAACTGGACGTGTTTGGCAATCCGTTGACGCGTCTGGCATTTGAACGGCCCCATGACCAATTGCAGGTCAACGCCCGGCTGACGGTGGAGGTGCTGGCGCGGCCGGCGCTGGATTTCAACCAGTCGCCAGCGTGGGAGCAGACCCGCGATGCGCTGACCTACAGCAGTCAGCCGTTGTCCGCCGACTTGCTCGAAGCCTGTCGCTACCGGTTCCAGTCACCTTATGTGCATTTGAAGCGCAGCTTCGTCGAGTTCTCGCAAAGCTGTTTTCCGCCAGGGCGACCGTTGCTGCTCGGGGTGCAGGCGCTGATGCAGAAGATCTTCAGCGAATTCACCTTCGATGCCGAAGCCACCCAGGTGGCGACGCCGCTGGTGGAAGTGCTGGAGCGTCGACGCGGCGTGTGTCAGGACTTCGCTCATCTGATGCTGGCCTGTGTGCGCTCGCGCGGTCTGGCGGCGCGTTATGTCAGCGGCTACCTGCTGACCCAGCCGCCGCCGGGGCAGACACGCCTGATCGGCGCCGACGCCTCGCATGCGTGGGTATCGGTGTTCTGTCCGGTATCGGGCTGGGTGGATTTCGATCCGACCAACAATGTGCAGCCGGCGCTGGAGCACATCACGCTGGCGTGGGGAAGGGATTTCTCCGATGTTTCGCCGCTGCGTGGGGTGATTCTCGGTGGGGGTAATCACGACCCGGAGGTGCGGGTTACGGTGATGCCGCAGAATTGA
- a CDS encoding TIGR00730 family Rossman fold protein, with translation MSLKSVCVFCGANAGTVPAYTEAAVALGRALAEHNLTLVYGGGAVGLMGIVADAALAAGGEVIGIIPQSLMDKEIGHKSLTRLEVVEGMHARKARMAELSDAFIALPGGLGTLEELFEVWTWGQLGYHGKPLGLLEVNGFYSKLTAFLDHIVGEGFVRAPHRDMLQVSESPDSLLDALDQWQPTVTPKWVDQKPG, from the coding sequence ATGTCGCTGAAATCCGTTTGTGTGTTTTGCGGTGCCAATGCCGGTACCGTGCCGGCCTACACTGAAGCTGCCGTGGCCCTCGGCCGGGCATTGGCCGAGCATAATCTGACGCTGGTCTACGGCGGTGGTGCCGTCGGTTTGATGGGCATTGTCGCTGATGCCGCGCTGGCGGCTGGCGGCGAAGTGATCGGCATCATTCCGCAAAGCCTGATGGACAAGGAGATCGGCCACAAGAGCCTGACGCGCCTGGAAGTGGTCGAGGGCATGCATGCGCGCAAGGCGCGGATGGCCGAACTCAGCGATGCATTCATCGCCCTGCCCGGCGGCCTCGGCACGCTGGAAGAGCTGTTCGAAGTCTGGACCTGGGGCCAGCTCGGCTACCACGGCAAGCCGCTGGGGCTGCTGGAAGTGAACGGTTTCTACAGCAAGCTCACGGCTTTTCTCGATCATATCGTCGGTGAGGGCTTCGTTCGCGCGCCACACCGTGACATGCTGCAAGTGAGCGAATCGCCAGATTCCCTGCTCGACGCCCTCGATCAGTGGCAGCCGACCGTCACGCCCAAGTGGGTCGACCAAAAACCCGGTTAA
- the azu gene encoding azurin, translating into MFSKVVAVSLLALASSQLMAAECKTTVDSTDQMTFNTKEIVIDKSCKTFTVELTHSGNLPKNVMGHNLVISKEADMQPIATDGLAAGIDKNYLKDGDARIIAHTKIIGAKETDSVTFDVAKVADGGYGFFCSFPGHISMMKGTIVVK; encoded by the coding sequence ATGTTTTCCAAAGTTGTTGCGGTATCCCTGCTGGCGCTGGCCAGCAGCCAATTGATGGCTGCCGAGTGCAAAACCACCGTTGATTCCACCGATCAGATGACCTTCAACACCAAGGAAATCGTGATCGACAAGAGCTGCAAGACCTTCACCGTCGAACTGACCCACTCCGGCAACCTGCCGAAGAACGTCATGGGCCATAACCTCGTGATCAGCAAAGAAGCTGACATGCAGCCGATCGCTACCGACGGCCTGGCAGCCGGTATCGACAAGAACTACCTGAAAGATGGCGACGCACGCATCATCGCCCACACCAAGATCATCGGCGCCAAGGAAACCGATTCGGTTACCTTCGATGTGGCCAAGGTAGCTGACGGTGGCTACGGCTTCTTCTGCTCGTTCCCTGGCCACATCTCGATGATGAAAGGCACCATCGTCGTCAAGTAA
- the nadE gene encoding ammonia-dependent NAD(+) synthetase, protein MQAVQREIAEQLKVQPPFADDQALQAEVARRLTFIQDCLVNSGLKTLVLGISGGVDSLTAGLLAQRAIRELREKTGDDRYKFIAVRLPYETQFDEHDAKASLDCIAPDEIHTVNIGPAVKALAAQVSAFEGKPAASVDFVLGNTKARMRMVAQYTIAGVAGGLVIGTDHAAEAVMGFFTKFGDGACDLAPLSGLVKNQVRAIARSFGAPETLVEKVPTADLEDLSPGKPDEAAHGVTYAEIDAFLHGETVRDEAAKIIVDTYNKTHHKRVMPFAP, encoded by the coding sequence ATGCAAGCCGTACAGCGTGAGATTGCTGAGCAGCTCAAGGTGCAACCACCGTTCGCCGACGATCAGGCCCTGCAGGCCGAAGTCGCCCGGCGCCTGACGTTCATTCAGGATTGTCTGGTCAATTCCGGGCTCAAGACCCTGGTGCTGGGCATCAGCGGCGGCGTCGACTCACTGACCGCCGGCCTCCTGGCCCAGCGCGCGATACGTGAACTGCGCGAAAAAACCGGCGACGACCGCTACAAATTCATCGCCGTGCGCCTGCCCTACGAAACCCAGTTCGACGAGCACGACGCCAAGGCCTCGCTCGACTGCATCGCCCCTGACGAAATCCACACCGTGAACATCGGCCCGGCGGTCAAGGCGCTGGCAGCTCAGGTGTCGGCGTTCGAAGGCAAACCGGCGGCGTCGGTGGATTTCGTGCTGGGCAATACCAAGGCGCGCATGCGTATGGTCGCGCAGTACACGATTGCCGGGGTGGCGGGCGGTCTGGTGATTGGCACCGACCACGCGGCGGAAGCGGTGATGGGTTTCTTCACCAAATTCGGCGATGGCGCCTGCGACCTCGCCCCGCTCAGCGGCCTGGTAAAAAATCAGGTGCGTGCGATTGCCCGCAGCTTTGGCGCGCCGGAGACGCTGGTCGAGAAAGTGCCGACTGCTGACCTGGAAGACTTGTCGCCGGGCAAACCGGACGAAGCGGCGCACGGCGTGACCTATGCCGAGATCGATGCGTTTCTGCACGGGGAAACGGTGCGGGACGAGGCGGCGAAGATCATCGTCGATACGTACAACAAGACTCATCACAAGCGGGTCATGCCGTTTGCGCCTTGA
- the pncB gene encoding nicotinate phosphoribosyltransferase: protein MSESVFADRIVQNLLDTDFYKLTMMQAVLHNYPNVEVEWEFRCRNAEDLRPYLAEIRHQIERLAELSLSADQLSFLERISFLKPDFLRFLGLFRFNLRYLHTGIENGELFIRLRGPWLHVILYEVPLLAIVSEVRNRYRYRETSLEQAREQLYRKFDWLTANASADELSQLQVADFGTRRRFSFGVQAEVVNVLKHDFPGRFVGTSNVHLSRELDMKPLGTMAHEWIMAHQQLGPRLIDSQIAALDCWVREYRGLLGIALTDCITTDAFLGDFDLFFAKLFDGLRHDSGDPVAWGEKCIAHYHKLGIDPMSKTLVFSDSLTLPKSLEIFRALHGRINVSFGIGTNLTCDIPGVEPMSIVLKMTACNGQPVAKISDEPGKTHCKDPNFVAYLRHVFQVPAESSLSSKE, encoded by the coding sequence ATGAGCGAGAGTGTGTTTGCCGATCGCATCGTGCAGAACCTGCTCGACACCGACTTCTACAAGCTGACGATGATGCAGGCGGTGCTGCACAACTACCCCAACGTCGAAGTCGAATGGGAGTTCCGTTGCCGCAACGCCGAGGATCTGCGCCCGTATCTGGCCGAGATCCGCCATCAGATCGAGCGTCTGGCCGAGCTGAGCCTGAGTGCTGATCAGTTGAGTTTTCTCGAGCGCATCAGCTTTCTGAAACCGGATTTTCTGCGCTTCCTCGGCCTGTTTCGCTTCAACCTGCGCTACCTGCACACCGGCATCGAAAACGGCGAGTTGTTCATCCGCCTGCGCGGGCCGTGGCTGCATGTGATCCTCTACGAGGTACCGCTGCTGGCGATCGTCAGCGAAGTGCGCAATCGCTATCGCTACCGGGAAACCTCGTTGGAGCAGGCACGCGAACAGCTGTATCGCAAGTTCGACTGGCTGACCGCCAATGCTTCGGCCGATGAGCTGTCGCAACTGCAGGTTGCCGATTTCGGCACGCGCCGGCGCTTTTCCTTTGGCGTGCAGGCCGAAGTGGTCAACGTGCTCAAGCACGATTTCCCCGGGCGTTTCGTCGGTACCAGCAACGTGCATCTGTCCCGCGAACTGGACATGAAACCGCTGGGCACCATGGCTCACGAGTGGATCATGGCCCATCAGCAACTCGGCCCGCGCCTGATCGACAGCCAGATCGCCGCGCTCGACTGCTGGGTTCGCGAATACCGCGGTCTGCTCGGTATCGCCCTCACCGACTGCATCACCACCGATGCGTTTCTTGGCGATTTCGATCTGTTCTTCGCCAAGCTCTTCGACGGTCTGCGCCATGACTCCGGGGACCCGGTGGCGTGGGGGGAAAAGTGTATCGCGCACTACCACAAGCTCGGCATCGACCCGATGAGCAAGACCCTGGTGTTCTCCGATAGTCTGACCCTGCCGAAATCGTTGGAGATTTTCCGCGCGCTGCACGGTCGCATCAATGTGAGCTTCGGCATCGGTACCAACCTCACCTGTGACATCCCGGGTGTCGAACCGATGAGCATCGTGCTTAAAATGACCGCCTGCAACGGCCAGCCGGTGGCGAAGATCTCCGACGAGCCTGGCAAGACCCACTGCAAAGACCCGAATTTCGTCGCCTATTTGCGACATGTGTTTCAGGTTCCTGCCGAATCCAGTCTATCTAGCAAGGAGTGA
- a CDS encoding LysR family transcriptional regulator encodes MLNKRHLPSITALQCFEAVTRHLSFTRAAEELNLTQSAVSKQVAQLEELLQHLLFRRVRRRLQMTPAGDLYLVEVRKILSQVEMSTHYLRSYGGETEVLRVSTPSTFGARWLVPRLKGWRLRHPSIHLDLCNEQEADDLLQGRSDLAFYFGQASRPGTECLKLFGEQLVPVCAPGSLPDAPFTDPTQLTDLVLLQNASRPQAWHDWFDSQGYHTEHSYHGPRFETFYMCIRAAQVGCGVALLPRFLVEEELAEGKLVIPWQHAMPSSDAYYLAYPEHAAEVPKVRDFVKWMLEQIDSPV; translated from the coding sequence ATGCTGAACAAACGCCACTTGCCCTCGATCACCGCGCTTCAATGCTTCGAGGCCGTGACCCGGCACCTGAGTTTTACCCGCGCCGCCGAAGAGCTGAACCTGACCCAGAGTGCGGTGAGCAAACAGGTTGCACAGCTTGAAGAACTGTTGCAGCACTTGCTGTTCCGCCGCGTGCGTCGGCGTTTGCAGATGACGCCGGCCGGGGATTTGTATCTGGTCGAGGTCAGAAAAATCCTCAGCCAAGTGGAGATGTCGACGCATTACCTGCGTTCCTACGGCGGCGAAACCGAAGTCTTGCGTGTCTCCACCCCGTCAACCTTCGGCGCCCGTTGGCTGGTGCCGCGCCTGAAAGGCTGGCGCCTGCGCCATCCGTCGATTCATCTGGATCTATGCAACGAGCAGGAGGCCGACGATCTGTTGCAGGGGCGCAGCGATCTGGCTTTCTATTTCGGCCAGGCTTCGCGTCCGGGCACCGAATGCCTGAAATTGTTCGGCGAACAACTGGTACCGGTCTGCGCCCCGGGCAGCCTGCCGGACGCGCCATTCACTGACCCGACGCAACTCACTGATCTGGTGCTGCTGCAAAATGCCTCGCGACCGCAGGCCTGGCACGACTGGTTCGACAGTCAGGGCTACCACACCGAACACAGCTACCACGGGCCGCGTTTCGAAACTTTTTATATGTGCATCCGCGCCGCCCAGGTCGGTTGTGGCGTGGCGCTGCTGCCGCGGTTTCTGGTGGAAGAGGAATTGGCCGAAGGCAAACTGGTCATACCCTGGCAGCATGCGATGCCCAGCAGCGATGCCTATTACCTGGCCTACCCGGAGCACGCGGCGGAAGTGCCGAAGGTGCGGGATTTTGTGAAGTGGATGCTTGAACAAATCGATAGCCCGGTGTGA